One Vigna unguiculata cultivar IT97K-499-35 chromosome 7, ASM411807v1, whole genome shotgun sequence genomic region harbors:
- the LOC114189518 gene encoding laccase-15-like, producing the protein MWCSKNILLQILWCFSLIALSSQTQSHYTFEVREAQYTRLCSTKSILTVNGNFPGPTIRVNRGDTINVDVYNKGNYNITLHWHGVKQPRNPWTDGPSYITQCPIQPGMKFRQTLIFSFEEGTIWWHAHSEWLRATVYGAIYVYPTKNTPYPFPQPDAEIPIIFGEWWINDVNEVFRQSSETGAAPNISDALTINGQPGDLLPCSTPETFKLNVEQGRTYHLRVINAALNLILFFSVSQHNLTVVGSDAVYTKPLTRDYICISPGQAMDVLLHANQEPGHYYLAARAYSTGVGVAFDNTTTTARVEYSGNYTPPSSPSLPNLPDFNDTQAALDFITNLRGLPERYPSPVPTNITTQIVTTISVNTLPCPNGRNDCQGLNGTIFSASMNNISFQTPDIDILKAYYYHINGVYHPGFPRFPPFTFNFTADFLPITVNTPTKETRVNVLSYGASVEIVFQGTNVIGGIDHPIHLHGYSFHVIGYGLGNFNQSQDPLNFNLVDPPYLNTVIVPINGWAAIRFVAVNPGVWFMHCHLERHQSWGMQTVFIVKNGNSSNQMLSPPPPDMPPC; encoded by the exons ATGTGGTGCAGCAAGAATATTCTCCTCCAAATTCTGTGGTGTTTCTCCTTGATCGCTCTTAGTTCCCAAACACAGAGTCATTACACCTTTGAA GTTAGAGAAGCCCAGTATACCAGACTTTGTTCCACAAAAAGTATATTGACAGTGAATGGAAACTTTCCAGGACCAACTATCAGAGTCAACAGAGGAGACACAATCAACGTTGATGTTTATAACAAGGGCAACTACAACATTACTTTACACTG GCATGGAGTGAAGCAGCCAAGGAATCCATGGACAGATGGTCCATCATACATCACTCAGTGCCCCATCCAACCTGGTATGAAATTCAGACAAAccttgattttttcttttgaggAAGGAACCATATGGTGGCATGCTCACAGTGAATGGTTAAGAGCCACTGTCTATGGTGCTATCTATGTCTATCCAACAAAGAATACTCCCTACCCTTTTCCTCAACCCGATGCTGAGATTCCCATCATATTCG GAGAGTGGTGGATCAATGATGTCAACGAGGTCTTCAGACAGTCTTCTGAAACAGGAGCAGCCCCAAACATTTCTGATGCTCTCACTATAAATGGTCAACCCGGGGATCTCTTGCCTTGTTCAACGCCAG AAACATTCAAGTTAAATGTAGAACAAGGGAGGACTTATCATCTCCGAGTGATCAACGCGGCACTGAATCTGATTCTCTTCTTCTCCGTTTCACAACACAACCTCACTGTTGTTGGTTCTGATGCTGTGTACACGAAGCCATTGACAAGGGATTACATTTGCATATCACCAGGACAAGCAATGGATGTGTTGTTGCATGCCAACCAAGAACCTGGTCATTATTATCTAGCTGCAAGGGCATACTCAACTGGGGTTGGTGTTGCCTTTGATAACACCACAACCACTGCTAGAGTTGAATACAGTGGCAATTACACTCCACCTTCATCTCCTTCATTACCAAACCTCCCCGACTTCAATGATACACAAGCAGCTTTGGACTTCATCACAAACTTGAGAGGCTTACCTGAGAGATACCCCAGTCCAGTCCCAACAAACATCACAACTCAAATAGTCACCACTATTTCTGTCAACACTTTGCCATGCCCCAATGGCAGAAATGACTGCCAGGGACTGAATGGAACCATTTTCTCTGCTAGCATGAACAACATAAGTTTTCAAACCCCCGACATTGACATTCTAAAAGCCTATTACTATCATATCAATGGGGTTTACCATCCGGGATTTCCCAGATTCCCACCTTTTACGTTTAACTTCACTGCAGATTTTTTGCCTATAACAGTGAATACACCAACAAAAGAGACTAGGGTTAATGTGCTGAGCTATGGTGCATCAGTTGAAATTGTGTTCCAAGGAACAAACGTTATTGGAGGGATAGATCATCCTATTCATCTCCATGGGTACAGTTTCCATGTTATTGGATATGGATTAGGCAATTTTAACCAAAGTCAAGATCCCTTGAATTTCAATCTCGTTGATCCTCCTTACTTGAATACTGTGATTGTGCCAATAAATGGCTGGGCTGCCATTAGATTCGTGGCTGTGAATCCTG GGGTATGGTTTATGCACTGCCATCTAGAGCGCCACCAATCTTGGGGCATGCAGACAGTTTTTATTGTGAAAAATGGAAACTCTTCAAATCAAATGTTGTCACCGCCGCCGCCAGACATGCCCCCATGCTGA
- the LOC114190315 gene encoding ethylene-responsive transcription factor LEP-like yields MSETASTTKPMENVPSLIYKNPIRRSSRRSTMYLGVRKRPWGRYAAEIRNPYTKERHWLGTFDTAEEAAIAYDLSSINICGINARTNFHYPFLSLPPPPSISLPPPPPPPTPEELHQSVGVCPEMNSVFDGDDESLVIASILQSFSNSGNCSF; encoded by the coding sequence ATGTCTGAAACAGCTTCCACGACCAAGCCAATGGAAAATGTTCCTTCACTGATTTACAAAAACCCTATTAGGAGAAGCTCTAGGCGATCTACAATGTATCTTGGCGTGAGAAAAAGGCCATGGGGAAGATATGCTGCTGAGATTAGGAACCCTTATACCAAAGAGAGACACTGGTTAGGCACATTTGACACTGCTGAAGAGGCTGCTATAGCCTATGATCTTTCATCTATCAACATTTGTGGTATTAACGCTCGAACCAATTTTCATTacccttttctctctcttccgccACCTCCTTCTATCTCATTGCCTCCTCCACCGCCGCCACCTACCCCGGAGGAGCTGCATCAAAGTGTCGGAGTTTGTCCGGAGATGAATTCTGTTTTCGATGGCGATGATGAATCTCTGGTTATTGCTTCCATTTTGCAAAGCTTTTCTAACTCTGGTAACtgttctttttag
- the LOC114190314 gene encoding laccase-15-like → MKMSLGRKMFLQVLWCFSLIGLSSQTRSAYTFVVREAQYTRLCSTKSMLTVNGNFPGPTIRVHRGETIFVNVYNKGNYNITLHWHGVKQQRNPWTDGPAYITQCPIQPGRKFTQKLIFSFEEGTVWWHAHSDWARATVHGAIFVYPTKNSPYPFPQPHAEIPIIFGEWWNTDVNEVFTQSISTGGAPNISDALTINGQPGDLFPCSMTETFKLSVERGRTYHLRVVNAAMNLILFFSVSQHNLTVVGADGSFTKPLTREYICISPGQTMDVLLQANQEPNNYYLAARAYSSGVGVAFDNTTTTARVEYSGNYTPPSSLSLPYLPNFNDTTAAFDFITSLRGLPERYPRQVPTNITTQIVTTISINSLPCPGGRTCQGPNGTIFAASMNNISFDTPNINILEAYYYHVNGVYKTGFPRFPPFTFNFTADFLPLTLNIPKRATRVNLLNYGATVEIVIQGTNVVAGIDHPMHLHGFSFHVVGYGLGNFNQSKDPVTFNLIDPPLLNTVIVPLNGWTAIRFVASNPGVWFMHCHLERHQAWGMETVFIVKNGKASNETLPPPPPDMPPC, encoded by the exons ATGAAAATGTCACTTGGCCGGAAAATGTTCCTCCAAGTTCTGTGGTGTTTCTCGTTGATAGGTCTTAGTTCCCAAACACGGAGTGCTTACACTTTTGTT GTGAGAGAGGCCCAGTACACAAGACTGTGTTCCACAAAAAGCATGTTGACTGTGAACGGAAACTTTCCAGGACCAACTATCAGAGTCCACAGAGGAGAAACAATCTTTGTTAATGTTTATAACAAGGGCAACTACAACATCACTTTACACTG GCATGGAGTGAAGCAACAAAGAAACCCATGGACAGATGGTCCTGCATACATCACTCAGTGCCCCATCCAACCAGGAAGAAAATTCACACAAAAGTTGATTTTTTCTTTCGAGGAAGGGACTGTGTGGTGGCATGCTCATAGTGACTGGGCTAGAGCCACTGTCCATGGAGCTATCTTTGTTTATCCAACCAAGAATAGCCCCTACCCTTTTCCCCAACCTCATGCCGAGATTCCAATCATATTTG GAGAATGGTGGAACACTGATGTCAACGAGGTCTTCACTCAATCTATTTCAACCGGAGGAGCTCCAAATATATCTGATGCTCTCACTATAAATGGTCAACCTGGGGATCTCTTCCCTTGCTCAATGACAG AAACGTTCAAGCTAAGTGTAGAGCGAGGAAGGACTTATCATCTCCGTGTTGTTAACGCGGCAATGAATCTCATTCTGTTCTTTTCTGTTTCCCAGCACAATCTCACTGTTGTTGGTGCTGATGGTTCGTTCACGAAGCCATTGACGAGGGAATACATTTGCATATCACCTGGACAAACAATGGATGTGTTGTTGCAAGCAAATCAAGAGcctaataattattatctgGCGGCAAGGGCATATTCTAGTGGGGTTGGTGTTGCTTTTGATAACACCACAACCACTGCGAGAGTTGAATACAGTGGCAATTACACTCCACCTTCGTCTCTTTCATTACCTTACCTTCCCAACTTTAATGACACAACTGCAGCTTTTGACTTCATCACAAGCTTGAGAGGCTTACCTGAGAGATACCCCCGCCAGGTCCCAACAAACATCACAACTCAAATAGTCACCACTATTTCTATCAATAGTTTGCCATGCCCTGGTGGCAGAACCTGCCAGGGACCAAATGGAACCATTTTTGCTGCTAGCATGAACAACATAAGTTTCGACACCCCCAACATTAACATACTAGAAGCCTATTACTATCATGTCAATGGGGTATACAAAACGGGATTTCCCAGATTCCCACCCTTTACATTTAACTTCACTGCAGACTTTTTGCCTTTAACATTGAATATACCAAAGCGAGCGACTAGGGTTAACCTGCTGAACTATGGTGCAACGGTTGAAATTGTAATCCAAGGAACAAACGTTGTTGCAGGAATAGACCATCCGATGCATCTCCATGGGTTCAGTTTCCATGTGGTTGGATATGGGTTAGGCAATTTCAACCAAAGCAAGGACCCCGTTACTTTCAATCTCATTGATCCTCCTCTTTTGAACACAGTTATTGTGCCACTGAATGGCTGGACTGCTATTAGGTTTGTGGCTAGCAACCCTG gAGTATGGTTCATGCACTGCCATCTGGAACGCCACCAAGCTTGGGGCATGGAGACAGTGTTTATTGTGAAGAATGGGAAGGCTTCAAATGAAACAttaccaccaccaccgccaGACATGCCCCCATGTTGA